AACATGAGGATGGCATTGGAGATCTTGAGGGCGGGGCCTAGCTTGATGCTCATGATCTTCACAATGTCCGTCTGAGTCAGCAGCAGGAAGGCCTCGCCATCAATCATCTGGGGGAGGCACACACAACTGTCATGATGCAACTGAAGGTTTACACGTTAGGAAACATTTTTCCTCTGCCATTTGGGGTCTCAGATTGATAGGCGACGTTTTGAGGAGGCTGAATAAcgttattttaatgttatcaGGATCAGTTGTCAGTCTGTGTcaatcagaaaaaaaggttgtgttgtatttatttaaagcctcAGTGACCCGGGCACTGATTGGTTGAGAATGCTTTTTGAGTTTTTGTCTTAAAAATTTAAATCTCTACCACTGATGTAGAACAGATATCGACAAAgagaatacaaatgttttgatgCTTCCGCAGTAGTTATTGCTGCAAATGAGGGTACtgattttatatttcttatgaatcattgggttttattttccatttatgtTAGGCATTATAGGTAGTAAATGTGAGGAGGCAGACAGGAAATGGTGAAAAGGGAGGGGAGTGAAATTGAATAAAGATCCCCTGCTGGAATTGAACTTGTAAGGTTGTGGCTGCTGAGGATTTTTGCAAAACGTAATTAACTGTACTTGGTTAGAAACGGTTGCAAATACATCATCATTAGGTTTTTAAATCCATAGCACAAAAAGGTAAAAGACAGTTGGAACCTGACAGTAAATACTGTATAGGCTCATCTAGATTTGAATATGTGTAGAGCATAATAGATGGTCTCACCTCTTCTTTGAAGAGAAGAGCCTGTTCTTCACAGCCGATTAGATTCTGCACAAACATGAAGACCTGTGGCACAAACACATCAGATTTCAAATAATCAAACGAGCCGTAGAGAggatgtataaatatataaatatgtgggAAAGTGATGAGGTTTTCTCACCTCTTCCACGCTCCATGCTGCCACCTGGCTGGCGTGAATGCCCTGAACGCCAGGCAGCAGCTTACAGTGCTGCTcccaacacagagacagagtccTGTCGGACTGACCGCTCAGAGCAGACATGAACAGGGACGGGTACACACCCTCTGAGGACAGGTCTGAAGAGAAACATTCACataaaacattagcatttaacctttatttaaaatctaaCCTTCCAACAGGTTGTTTTCCAGCAGACGTTTTGACATATTATAGCAGGAAGAGTAAAAGTGTTTCTAATAATTGTACTGCTGTAAAGCTACAGACGTCCAAGTTCACTAAAGAACCTGAATGTTTTATTTGCCCCTTGGCTTggatataatgaaaataaatgggaTGTGAATTTGGCAAGCTCCTTAAAGCAGGATAAGGCTACAGGTTTGACAGGCAAACCCCCTGAAGCTGAAGTAAACTAAAATTCTCTCATCAATGCAGGACATGTAAAGGGCATTTAGAAAACTCACTGTGATAGTCTCTCTGCTGGTTCTTCCTGTATTTGGGAGGACGGCCAATcctgaaaacagaagaaaacattaATGTGAGGCAAAACCAAACATGCAAGCAAACAAATGtccatattatttatttgtctttgttgttattgttttgtttttgtgatatttcaactttcttattttaaaagttgttgtacttttactgttgtCTTGTTCTGTACAGGGGGGAGGGAACGAGTGTAAAAAAATTGACCACCTGCACACTCCTGTAACACGaactgtatgtattttaaagttgtttaataaaaaagaaaattaagtaaagaaagaaaataattgacactaaaatatatttttcccaTCACCTTGAAATTCAGGTATGGAAAACAGCTATGGTTAACGTACACATTTAATAAGAGCCGTGGCCCCATTACAAAGGTACCTTAAAAACAGTTTCCATAATCGTAAAAAAATATTGCAGAAAGTTTCACAATTTTTTCAGTGTGATTGTTCAGATACGTTCATTTTATTATTCGTATTCTCTTTATACCCGTCTGACACTATGATAAGAAATATTCAGCCTTTAAAGCCCTTAAACTGTTATGACAACAGGTCCATCATGGGGGGTTGGAAGAGCCAGAGTAGATGAAGGAGAAGAGGTTGGTTCCTGAATTGGTTCTCTGTCTTCCTCCAGACCAAATCTCCAGCCAGAGTATGAATGGTCTCCGCACTATCCATTACATCTGCAAGCTGGCTGCCGTTGCTTTTATTACTTGAGTTTTCAAGCACATGCGTGTTGTTCTGAGGCGCAAACAGCACACATATCTCGCTCACTGCAGCATCCGCAATGGTGTTCAGTATTTGTGCTGCAAAGGAGTTAAGTTCCCTCCTCCGGATGTCTTGAGCAGGGTACATCTGTCCAACCATTTCCTGGATAGACAGACAGGACCATGGCATCTCTGATTGAACAAGGGAAGGTGACCGGATGGTGCACAGTGGAAAAAGCAGTGGAGACTCTGTCCAAAACACACTTAGTAACCCTAACAGCCATTTGACTAAGCTTCTTTCTCATTTTGAGAAAGGTGCTTCGAAGAGGTGACCAGAAGCCTTGTAGGACTTTTGGTACCACCTGCAACACCACATCTCGTGGGCTGAGCAGTTTGGAGCTGGGTGCAGACTGCAGTTGCTCTGTTagacaaaacccatctgtctcaatgactaccgcccagttgcactcacctccagtgctttgagcggttagtcaaaacttgtatcacctcctccctccctgactcactggaccccctgcagtttgcctacagagcaaaccggtccacggatgatgccatctccctcaccccacacacactgccctctccaaactggaccagaggaacactaatgtgagaatgctgttcattgactacagttcagcattcaacaccattgtgccctccaagctcatcattaagctcagggaccttgggctcaacagcgccctctgtgactggatcctgagcttcctaacgggcagatcccaggcagtgcggatggggaacatcacatcctccaccttgaccctcaacaccggagcccctcagggttgtgtgctcagccctctcctctacttcctgttcacgcacgactgcgtggccacccacagctccaacaccatcatcaagtttgctgacgacacgaccgtcatcggcctgatcacagacgagacggcgtacagagaggaggtcagagccctgacatcttggtgccaggacaacaacctccatctcaacgtcagcaaaacaaaggagctgattgtggactacaggaagaggcagagagaggcacacacacccatcaccatcgacaggactcctgtggagagagtcagcagcttcaggttcctcggggtaaacatcagtgaggacctgacatggacacatcacaccagggtcatatccaagacggctcgacagtggctcttcttcctccgcaggctgcggaagttcaacatggactccaggatactctgcaacttctataggtgcaccatcgagagtatcctgactggctgcatcaccgcctggtatggcagttgcaccgccctcaaccgtaagactctacagagggtggtgaaaactgctcagcacatcaccaggacggagctgccatccattgaggacctctacacccagtggtgtaggaagaaggccggtaggatattaaaggacccccattaccccagcaacaatctgttctgtctgctgccatctagcagacggtaccgcagcatccggaccaagaccaccagactcagagacagttttataccacaggctataagactgctgaactcctgagctctgtgaatgtctactcacatctgtttatagtacacacacatatatatatatattatacacatctgccatacatatctgtttatagtacacatatctatattatacatatctgccatatacatcaGTTATACGTAATAAATgtatctgtccatacctcctcattcaacagtgtaaagtatttaaatactttcaatgtattccacatatgcatatatttcacatcctcaaatctttattgttgttattgtaaatattcttctctctttttgcactattttatttatcttatttgcaccatgtatgttgagttgttggaggagcatgggatataagattttcattgccaacatatacgttgtatatgctgtgcatatgaccaataaaaccttgaaaccttgtctCCTGCCGTACTCAAGAGCCAAGTTCATCAGCTTTGGGTGACGAAAACCAGGAGGGATGTCATCTGGAGACATGTGCAGCCTTCTGGCTTCAAACATGATGTCTCGCTTTTTCATGTTGTTGATCACCTCCCACAACAGGTTGAGAAGAGGCTTTGCAACATCTTCATCACGGTCCTCTAGTTCAAAGTCCCAGAGCTGCACTCTCAGTGagcttttgctttcttcttgcagCAGGTCTGTCATGTCATCGACAGTCACCTCAGATGGGATCATGTCTTTCTGCTGAAGCCGCAAAACTTCAATCACCAGTGCGATCTTGGTCTTGTAAGAGCTGATATACCAGCAGATCTGCAGAGCCCGCTCATATATGGGTGTGTCAAACAACACCATGATGGGTCGATAGATGCCTGTGCTTCCTTCAAGGAAATCTATGGACATTTTGTCGTTGGATTTCTGAATATTCTCACTGACTGTGAAACCATCCTGGATAGAAACAGGGGTCTTTTTTGGCTTTCTTTTCCACAAAACTGTGAACATGTATACACCacttcaaaaacacatacacaaaaatacacactggCAAAAGCACAAGAGAAGACATAAGAGAGGCTAAAGAAAACAGAGTGCAGTGAGCTATGATAGAAATGGAtagggttacacacacacacacacacacacacacacacacacacacacacacacacacacacttacctgcCACGATAATGGGTCTTCTTGGGTCTCTGGCTGAGGAAGAGGGTCCTCTTGCACTCTGAGTCTGAAAGCTCGGCCTTTAGCCTGCCCTGGTTTCGCTCAGCCAATGGGCAGCCGGATATGCAGTGATGGGCCGTGAAACGCCCCGTCACATGGCCCGAGCCATCACAACCAGGAGTAGGACACTTCCTGTTCCATTGCATTTTAAGAAGAGGTAAGATTTCCAAACTGTGACTCGCATTTTGAATGATTGGCCTGTTGAGTAAAGTTTTAAATGACCTGATGATAGAGTTGAGATCAGCTGACCTGTTGTGGAAGCTGTACTTGTTTGCTCTTGGGTGGCTGATGGGTTTACAGGGAACAGTGGAGGGGTAGGTGGACTGGCCTGTAATGGCAGGAAGGTCCCTCATACCTGTacattcaaaaatacacattcaaaAACGTGTGCACAAACCCCCAATGCTGCAGGATTGGAGATTATGCAAACAGCAACCAAGTGGTGGAAAGTTGAAGGGGAACTATTTCTCAGCCAACATTTTGAGCTGTCATACTAATACTTACTGATAAAAACCATCATGTATATATCGGCAACATATATGTAATGaagcaaacaaattaaaaagcaacagAGTAAATAGTGGAATGTAAAAATACTGGCAGGTTAGTTTTAAAAGGGAAACATATTGGTGTATTGGTGTGTTTAAAAGCTCTATAGTTTAAAACCAAAGGTTTTCTTAATtgaattaacatttaaatgtacaatctCTTCCCCCTTTTAACTTTCCAATTGTCAGTTTAATTGTCATCACAGACAACTTCTGAGcacaacaaatgtatttattctttaatttaatgctagctttgatttgaattttgaaGAAAATCAACTTCCAGTTCTGACTGAAGTGCAGGTTGCTCCCATGCGGCTGCTGTGTTTTGGAATCCCGCGGGGGAACTTTGAGCGGGTGATTGGTCGCTTCACACCAGCCTGCTGGGTGGATGTCGGGGTGATCCGAGTCCATCCACTCATCATAGACATGACTCCAGCCGTCGTAATGGACCTGAAGGAGCATCAATCCCAATATAATATACTGTGCATGAATACACGTTTAATATGCACACAGTTAAAATTCCAGTGTTAATTTTTGGATTCGTTAAAGATGTTCAGAATCACTATATGGTTGCATTTCACAACCTTTGACCACCTAATAGAATTATTCGAGTGTTACCCTAATGCGATGAGTCTCCACGTCCACCACTGAAGCCACTCTGATCAGACCGGGGCTTCTCTTGTCCACGGCCTCCAGTTTCATCTGAGGCTGGAAGTTGTGGGCCGCAAGCTGGAGAGGACGTGCAGAGGATGATGGGAACCAAACATGTCAAACATATTTTCTATAAAGCATTGGAAAcatcatttctattattttatttgcagcttTGTATGCCTTATGTCTTTTTACATCTTTAGTTAAGACAGGAAATGAGTGGAGTGAGATGGGAAGCTACATTTAGCCAAGGTCCTCGACGGACTCAAACCCAAGGTGTTGCAGTTAGGGTTAGTTTAGTTATTTTGAAAGGGAGCCTTATGAGGTAATTCTATATTTGGTGTATAGCCTCCAGTCGATTTAGATTGTCACTACCCCCAGTGGGCAGAAACAGCAGATTTGATAAATAACTAAAGGTGTTAACTTTGCAAAGACTCCATTGCAAATCAGTAACTTCACGTTGCAGAAGTTCCTGGTCTACCGCAGCCTGTGGTTAGTTGGGTTTGTGGTTTTATATGATTTTGGTTAGTTTGGCTACGCTGCTGTTATCTGCCAGGCCATACCAGAGATCCACACTCCAAGTGGTACGGGATGGGCcggatgttttgaagtgggtTGGTCTGACGTAGTCATTCCAGAGTTAGTGTACTACAGAGATGTGTAAccatttcatattattttttaattggatCAAAaagagtatatatatatacagtatcctCTGTCCTCACCACTTTGAAAGCGTCTGCAGCCACCGCCCTGGAACCAGTCTCCTCCAGGTATTGAGACCAGATAAACCGGGCTTGGTCAGGGTAATCTGGTGcatcaaaaaatgtattcacatCTGTACCTTAATACAAACTTAAACATTCATCTTCTAGAGTCTTCTATCTGTGCAAATGCTTGTTATTATGTTGAAGGCAATGCCTAATAGGGCTATCCTTTGATTGTTCGATCACCATTATTCAATATCTGACTATCTCCTTGGAAAATCCCCTAAATTAAGatattttaactcaaaaacatcGCATCATGGCACAATACAAAAAGGATTGAATATGAACAGGACTAAATGAAAACAGTAAACACACTGGTCACCTTGGGGTGGTGTTAGTGGGAGGTCCCTCTCTTGGCACCAACCAATCGGGTGAATGTATGGACTGCTGGAATCACACCTGCGTAGTTTGTTGTGCTTTAGCAAAGTTTTGtgtaacaatataaaaatgagaTATATCTTTAGCCGGCACATCTTGATGGTTCTGAAGCTTACCAGTAGTCGTACGTGTCATCCCAGTTATCAAAATGCACCAGGAAGCGGTCGTCCACCAAGTCAGTGACGGTGGCTACGCAGATGAGGGAGGGGTTCATGCGGTCGACGGCCTCAAGCTTCATTCCTATCTCAAAACTGCTCTTTACATCAACCTAAACAGAACGTGTAGATATTAGAAATGACATATTGAGTAGACACGGACAGAGCTGGGACTTAATTATAAATAAGGCATacgtttttgaaaaaatgatcTATATATCTGTATCTAAATGTGTTGAATTCACCAATAGTTAGAGTGCCAGAAAGATACAGTTTGAATTGGGATTGAATGTTGGAAGAATCACACATTAGCTAGCAGGAGGAAGTCAACATGAACACAACTTTCGCTTTCTATATAAGCTATATTAACTATCTCTAGtggaaatgttttctgaaaaaatctgtttttattatatctGCTTTTCATTGGAGTTGGAGTTTTCGCGGCCCTAAATCATTCTCACCTCATCCACTCATGCTTGTAGATAATACTACTACCGTATATTATATAGTGGCAGTTACCCTCCCAGGACTGGCAAACAGCTCTTTGGGCGCCACTTGTGCTTTAGTCATTCTCAGGTAGTTGGCCCAGGTAAACTCCTCCTCTTTACAGcctgcaggaaaacagagaTACTGAGAAGATTAAAGAGGTTTGGTAAAGCATTAAATCAATGAGAGGAATACTTGGTagcaacagctgcacctacTGACATTTTCTCTTGCAGAGAAGTTAGGGATAATTCTCTTATCTCTATATGTTAAATATGATACTACAGCCAGAAGATGATTAACATAGCTTAGCATATAGATTGAAAACAGAGGGGGAAAGCTAGCTTGGCTCTAAAAGGTGAACAAAATTCACTTATTCACCCTTTCAAAGTAACTGTTTTTGATTGACGATAAATTGTCCCATGACTAATtgcaataaacaatattttgtcattttaagaaTATTTTGTGCCACGATAACATGATAGCAAAATAATGCTGTACACTGTTTCAAAAAGCAATGACATTTGGAGTGGATTGTGAAAAGATGTGAAAATAtcttaaatgaatacatttaaactcaACAGGTCAGCAAAAAAGGATCGAGGTCATCTCAAAATATCGTACAATAGGTTGAAAACGCATAAGTTAAGCATGCTGTTAATTATTTTTAGGTTCTATTTTCCCTTTGGTCCTTCAATTTGCCAGAGTATCGTGAATTCGGACCTTTGGGAGTGTGCAGTTTGTGTCCCGTGCTCTCACACCAGCCTGTCGGGTGGATGTCGGGGGAGTTGGCGTTGACCCAGAAGTCATGGCAGTCAGAGTAGCCATCAAAGTGAAGCCGCAGCCGGTAACCACAGACCTGCAGGAGGACATGACGCATGAGACGAAACAAAAGCAGATGATTTCGTCCAGCATGCAGAGCAGCCTGAGAGTGAATGACTGTTTACGATCCTCAATAATCAGCCAGGCCATTAAGACGCATCGACCGTGTTAACGGCCGTCTGGCTCACCTCGGCCACTGTGAGAACAAAGTACATGGACGGATGCTGTGGGTCGATTCCCTCCAGCTTCATCCCCTGCTTAAAACCGTTCTTCACTGTTGGCACTCTCTGTGTCTGGTTACAAGAAGAAATACACAGAGTATTTTAGTTCACACCAAAGGGATTCAGGTAAAATAAGCTGAACATAGAGGAGAGTGGTAAATTGGATCAGagcaacaaacaaagaaaaaattaGATTAcagagttttattttaatactggAACATAgtttttcaaacatgtttagAATGATAAAGggacttcaaaataaataaaactcaaccCCACTCTGTGTATCAGAATAAGAATATCAATGTAAGTCCTTCGGCTACATACATCTCTGTCCcaggtacatttacatttctcattTCCTTCCTTGACAATGCTGCACTATTTTTCCACTCTGGGCGATAGATCTGTCCCTGTGCTATAAATAGAGCTGCAGTGGTAGTAAAGAAATGCAGTAAAAATCATGGGCACAGTGGGTAAACCTGTGAGTACATGGCCGAAAACTGCAGTCTGAATATTAAACTTGAACCAACCTCCTGGAAAAGGTTGTTGGGCGCGGCAACAGATTTGGTCTCCTCAAGATACTGAGCCCACGTCCACAGTTCTGTCTTACTGTCTCCAgcttcaaaacacaaaataaagtaattatttgaGAAAGTGTGAAGAGTGAACCGAACACATAAAGGAAGTTGTTAAGGAGGAGGGAAACAGACTCCCTGAGCAGCTAATGTTGGAAGATCTGTTATTTTTCAgattgaagaaaagaaagaaaccaaTTAAAGGTTAGGGAAGGACAAGATAAAAACTAAAGACATAAAGGGTCTGAATAACAGGATCATTTGTCACAGTTGCAAAACTAAATGCAGCATcttgtttaaaatatacaatatgtcCGAGAGATTGATTCATTTAACTTGAAGGAAAAATCGAAAGTCATAGGATCTCTTATATCTCTATATTCTACATCTTAGCACGTCTGTTTTTAAGAGGGAAAGGAGgaagtgaaaacaacaaaagatgtTACTAACAACATAACTAAAGAATCACAAGGAATTATGAAAGAttataaaacagacaaaaaagacagagatgAGTTCAACCTCCTCTGATGAGCCTGCTGTCTGCTTTAGAATCATCCGTTTTCTCATCCTAAGAGaaacaaaagttaaacaaaagtcaaaaagtaGACAGAAAATACTGTCACtgaattaaatgaaacatacattattattattaataaacatgattatttttaaCCACATCACTTAAAATCTGAGTGATCTCTCTGTGTTAAACGTTAATAACAAGGCAGTCCCACCGTGCCTTCGATGTCAGAGTCTTCCTCAGAGGGACTTAGGtactccttcctcttcctcttcctcatggGTTTCAGGTGGTCGGGGTTAAGAGAGGAGACCCTCCCGCCTGCTGGCACCTTCTCCACCCCGACACTCCTCCTGAGgtgcagagagaaataaaaaacacatcacctGACTGTAGCTGTTTTTCTGTCACCATGGTATTTGTGTCTGCCTTGTACTCTCCGTTGCAGGACTGATGTTGGTGTGCTTTATGGTTTTAGTGTTCCCTATTTGTCACAGCATGTCTACTTCAGTGAAGGAAGATACACCATCAACCAAAAAACGGATTGGCTTTGTAAATACTATCTCTACAAGGATAAATATAAGGGTGAAAATGAATGTAGTGCTTTATGAATGGGTCTTGAAACGCAGAtatttttgcacttattgttcCCTTGTCTTGAAGTCTGTGGCTTTTTGGCCAGCACAAGCTTCAGAGATTTTCATCTATTGTTTACAATTTAATATCTGTCAGTAAATACTCAGGACAGTGGTGAAGTTGTAGTCTCATTACAAGAGGCTTAATGAGACTACAGAGGTTGCTGGGGCATTTAACGTCATGACGACGAACACATAGGAAACTTTTCTACTAATTGGTAATGTTACGACATGCGACCAGGGCATTGTTTGGGTATTACCAGCGTTAGCTTTTGACTTCTGGCCAACAAATACTGTTGTTGATTTgtgaatattgttttattagAGGAACTGTAATTATCATAAACTTTTGTGTCCCACAAAGTTTGTTATTTGCTGTAATCCAAAATCCAAACTAAAAGTCCCATTGGGTTTTGTCAAGGTAACCAGTGCAATGCTACAATAACCTGTTGTCCCGCAGCAATTTATACATGAGTGGCTGTGCCTGTTCACACACGTGTATGCAGAGGTGCATGAGTGAGCATATAGCAGAAGCAGCTGTTGCCCCCATACTTGTCAGTGATGGGATCTCTGCGCAGCTCCTCGTTGTAGGTCCTCTGAGCTCGGGGATCATGGTTCTGTTGTCCCGGTCCAAACTGGACTTCATGTTTGACCAGCGGCACCAGCCTCTCCAGCTCTGCAGTTCCTCTCACAGAGCCCACAGGAGCCGCCACATCTGACAGATGAGAGAAAGATTGGTGATGAActtctaaataaaaatgattctgtgtcttttaatttgttttattgaactCACATGGAGGGTTGTTTCACtttaacagtatttattttctgtctatTTCAACCGCTTATTGATTTAACCAAACATGTAAGTGATGCCTGTGATATTTTTATCATGAACCTACAGCTGCAGTCTTCACTTGGCAAAATAatttctgctgcagctgatgTAATTATTGCTCAAGTGATCATTGAAAAGGGCATGATGTGAAACCCTTCAAATACAAGTGCAGCCATGTATAGAAAAGTAACTCTCCTTAACTAGCGTGACACCTGCAACACCAGCAAATACACTAACATGTTTCATCACTATCATACAAAAGCTTTATGGATAGAATATGTGATTACAAAAACGATCTGAAACctaaaaccaaataaaaattGTATTTCAAGGTAGCTATATTTTTCTGTGGGATGATTAAATTGGCAGTATGAAACCATGACTCTACCTGGCTTTTCAGCTGGAGCAGTTTCTGCGTCACAAGATCTCCCAGAAGTCCCGGCTGCTGGTTCGGTGCTGCTGGTCGTTCCCGGGCTGATCAGCGTGCTCAGGGTACCTACGTCACTCACACAGAACTACAACATACAGAGACACAGCGTCAATTGATCCCTCTGTTTAAATAAGTCTTGATGATTCTTCTTTGTATTTCTCCTCAAAGCAATTcatcaaacaacattttaaaaagattgtTGCCTCTTTATACCAATGGCAAAGGGTTAAAATAACaattcatttgttatttatgtttgtatcaCTAGTCAAAAAGTCTAAATGAATTCAATTAAGGATAATACaaaccagaaaaaaaatcttcaaaTTGGAcataatttttttattttattttagctgaTGAATGATTTAGTCATAGATCAATTATcactgatttctttttctttttcctggcATTGCTGAAGTTGATGTTGTGATAGGATGCTTTTCAATAATGTAATTTAGGCAAGCAAGTAACAAGAACATCTTGAAATATTctataaagaaaaaaggcacaAGCGTTCACCTTGAGGTTGCTACTTGGCAGGATGGCCATCCCCTCCTTCCACTCCAGGACGTGGACGATGCTACAAGCCCCGCCCACCTGTGCTGTCAGGGTGGTCATCTCATTGGCCCGACTTCCTTTGCCTGGGTCTCCAACGGATATGGCTGGAGTCACTTCCAGCTTCTGATGGCCAGCAGCAGGAGCTAAATAAAGAGTTGCATTCACACTTAATAATGTATCTGATCTCACCAAAGAGAGCACAATTCATTTACCAcgtcatgttttcattttgttgcatCATTCGGTTTGGTTCAAAACGGAGTTGTGTTGACATGTTAGCCTGTGTTACCAGAGACTAGGTTTTTTTCAGCCACTCCACACAGAATCATTTAACAATCATCGACAGATTAACGTTTTACATGTGCCGCAGCTTCCATAAGACGGACAATCAGTGGAGTTCCCCTTTAAAACAAGTTTCCAGTTCAACACTTGCCATGATAATCTGGCAAATAGTCTTTCTGTTTATATTAAGCGGAAAGACATGACACTCTTTGTGTCTCCCCCTGAATCTCACCGCTGGATCAATAAAGGCTTTTCTTATCTTATATCTGAATACTGACTCAGAACAAAGAGAACAGTCCGTGCAAACATCCCATTTCAAAGATGGtatgtattttttcacatttttaaaacatgaagttttaatgttgaaaaagagtTACAGTTCAGCTACCAATGAACCCCAAAGAGTATGCTCTCTTTTGAGTGTGATCATGAGTTTAAAGAGGTCACAGGTCATGCTTACCTGGCAGGAGGAAAGCTGTGGTGGTGTGGGTTTGGGTTTGGGGCCGAGCCTTCTTGGCCACACTGTCATTCCC
The Eleginops maclovinus isolate JMC-PN-2008 ecotype Puerto Natales chromosome 1, JC_Emac_rtc_rv5, whole genome shotgun sequence genome window above contains:
- the l3mbtl1 gene encoding lethal(3)malignant brain tumor-like protein 1; translated protein: MSAKVNMEAQPKEPDRTPLDPSSSTSLSSSEAVLVCGNDSVAKKARPQTQTHTTTAFLLPAPAAGHQKLEVTPAISVGDPGKGSRANEMTTLTAQVGGACSIVHVLEWKEGMAILPSSNLKFCVSDVGTLSTLISPGTTSSTEPAAGTSGRSCDAETAPAEKPDVAAPVGSVRGTAELERLVPLVKHEVQFGPGQQNHDPRAQRTYNEELRRDPITDKRSVGVEKVPAGGRVSSLNPDHLKPMRKRKRKEYLSPSEEDSDIEGTDEKTDDSKADSRLIRGAGDSKTELWTWAQYLEETKSVAAPNNLFQETQRVPTVKNGFKQGMKLEGIDPQHPSMYFVLTVAEVCGYRLRLHFDGYSDCHDFWVNANSPDIHPTGWCESTGHKLHTPKGCKEEEFTWANYLRMTKAQVAPKELFASPGRVDVKSSFEIGMKLEAVDRMNPSLICVATVTDLVDDRFLVHFDNWDDTYDYWCDSSSPYIHPIGWCQERDLPLTPPQDYPDQARFIWSQYLEETGSRAVAADAFKVLAAHNFQPQMKLEAVDKRSPGLIRVASVVDVETHRIRVHYDGWSHVYDEWMDSDHPDIHPAGWCEATNHPLKVPPRDSKTQQPHGSNLHFSMRDLPAITGQSTYPSTVPCKPISHPRANKYSFHNRKCPTPGCDGSGHVTGRFTAHHCISGCPLAERNQGRLKAELSDSECKRTLFLSQRPKKTHYRGRIGRPPKYRKNQQRDYHNLSSEGVYPSLFMSALSGQSDRTLSLCWEQHCKLLPGVQGIHASQVAAWSVEEVFMFVQNLIGCEEQALLFKEEMIDGEAFLLLTQTDIVKIMSIKLGPALKISNAILMFKSTDEVLK